One region of Lactobacillus johnsonii genomic DNA includes:
- a CDS encoding FRG domain-containing protein: MTKYENMNPTIARNKENLSKEHQFFEQYKKKDKSDFQNLAYQQHNGGLTRILDMTTDPLVALFFAVNNNERADSSVFVFIRENVSADSLEAKLMSFVPTVSSREVSVIVDQFNKKYNCSLTIERATNILSHDLFITPNTLIDNDNERMKEQKGTFAFPANEIKNNKIVGIKDFRDTKSYQEIIIPFEYQEKIFSELKERNYSSDRLYKDPTKDRIVPDLKDVSKATIVNFHKVTSAYKKENGTVFTHTLLKKKELEKLGYQIAKERNDEMLTLWFRRKGAPRGVNILTQFWSQGNGKRWWNTGKNVDQFILQEDWSDSFYIYQLVLTDSDKVNRKVLPQSKNAVEVILDVKLLRGKLHIKTNLYAGARLFITGEGYSKTVITQENCDDYYLPIDPSVNRMEGQVTLATPSLQPKDFLEKAGIDFENLKGDFIKRDNNMLSLISGIKEFDCKIENDS, translated from the coding sequence TTGACTAAATATGAAAATATGAATCCAACAATTGCACGAAATAAAGAAAATTTGAGTAAGGAACATCAATTTTTTGAACAGTACAAAAAGAAAGATAAGAGTGATTTTCAAAATCTTGCTTACCAACAGCACAATGGGGGATTAACACGAATATTAGATATGACTACTGATCCATTAGTAGCTTTGTTTTTTGCAGTCAATAATAATGAGCGTGCAGATAGTAGTGTGTTTGTTTTTATTAGAGAAAATGTAAGTGCAGATAGTCTTGAGGCAAAACTAATGAGTTTCGTTCCAACAGTTAGTTCAAGAGAAGTATCTGTTATAGTAGACCAGTTTAATAAAAAGTATAATTGTTCGCTAACTATTGAGAGGGCAACTAATATACTTTCGCATGACCTGTTTATTACTCCTAATACTTTGATAGATAATGATAACGAGAGGATGAAAGAACAAAAAGGGACATTTGCATTCCCAGCAAATGAAATTAAAAATAATAAAATTGTTGGAATTAAAGATTTTAGAGATACTAAATCGTATCAAGAAATTATAATTCCTTTTGAATATCAAGAAAAAATATTTTCTGAATTGAAAGAGCGAAATTATTCTTCTGATCGTCTATATAAAGATCCGACGAAAGATAGGATAGTACCTGATTTAAAGGATGTATCAAAAGCAACAATAGTTAATTTTCATAAAGTAACAAGTGCTTATAAAAAAGAAAATGGCACAGTATTCACGCATACGCTTTTGAAAAAGAAAGAATTAGAAAAATTGGGTTATCAAATTGCTAAAGAGAGAAACGATGAGATGCTGACCCTTTGGTTTAGAAGAAAAGGCGCTCCAAGAGGAGTAAACATTTTAACTCAGTTTTGGAGCCAAGGAAATGGAAAAAGATGGTGGAACACGGGAAAAAATGTTGATCAATTTATTTTACAAGAGGATTGGAGCGATAGTTTCTATATATATCAGTTAGTATTGACTGACTCAGATAAAGTTAATAGGAAAGTTTTACCACAATCTAAAAATGCAGTTGAAGTAATTTTAGATGTAAAGCTTTTGCGTGGAAAATTACACATTAAAACTAATCTTTATGCTGGAGCGCGATTATTTATTACTGGTGAGGGATACAGTAAAACTGTAATTACACAAGAAAATTGTGATGATTACTATCTTCCTATAGATCCTTCAGTGAATAGAATGGAAGGTCAAGTGACACTTGCAACACCCTCATTACAACCAAAAGACTTTTTAGAAAAAGCAGGTATTGATTTTGAAAATTTAAAAGGTGACTTTATTAAGCGAGATAATAATATGTTAAGTTTAATTTCTGGTATTAAGGAATTTGATTGTAAGATTGAAAATGACAGTTGA
- a CDS encoding helix-turn-helix domain-containing protein: MNVSEINEVMGKNLYRIRKVRGLTQKTLGSKVGVGAATIGNYERGIRYIPGYLIHGLALALNVPEQFLVSELPDDIKNSDIANSNSNELLRKISDRDAWKKAELRKQVQTIQLVDNLLRDEYLELMLEEETDSEPLKKVKEEIFEIFHELEFFGDISQEFKNYEDNFDLIYWTGLFFFNFIVGQREIVKDNPYFKNINFIEEITDVLTQRSYSGELIYYKYEKKH, from the coding sequence ATGAATGTTTCAGAGATAAATGAAGTGATGGGAAAAAATTTATATAGAATAAGAAAAGTTCGAGGGTTAACTCAGAAGACTTTAGGATCAAAAGTCGGGGTTGGTGCTGCAACTATTGGAAATTATGAGCGCGGAATTCGATATATTCCCGGGTACCTTATTCATGGATTAGCTCTAGCATTGAATGTTCCGGAACAGTTTTTAGTTAGTGAATTACCTGACGATATTAAAAATAGTGATATCGCTAACAGTAACTCAAATGAATTATTGCGAAAAATAAGTGATAGAGATGCATGGAAGAAAGCTGAATTAAGAAAGCAAGTTCAAACAATACAATTAGTGGACAATTTATTAAGGGATGAATACTTAGAGTTGATGCTGGAAGAGGAGACAGATAGTGAGCCATTAAAAAAAGTAAAAGAAGAAATCTTTGAAATTTTTCATGAGCTAGAGTTTTTTGGAGATATAAGTCAAGAGTTTAAAAACTATGAGGATAATTTTGATCTAATTTATTGGACAGGATTATTTTTCTTTAATTTTATTGTTGGGCAACGAGAAATAGTAAAAGACAATCCATATTTTAAAAATATTAATTTTATAGAAGAAATCACAGATGTATTGACCCAGCGTAGCTATTCCGGAGAACTTATTTATTATAAATATGAGAAAAAACACTGA
- the rfbD gene encoding dTDP-4-dehydrorhamnose reductase, with translation MKVFVTGVNGQLGHDVMNELAKRGYEGVGSDLAPEYAGVADGTAVTKAPYVSLDITDADAVGKVISEVNPDVIIHCAAWTAVDMAEDDDKVAAVRKVNVDGTQNIANVAKKLDAPMVYLSTDYVFDGQGTTPWEPDFKGYKPLNVYGETKLGGEEAVANTLDKYFIVRIAWVFGVNGSNFIKTMLKVGSNHDEVKVVSDQVGTPTYTFDLARLLVDMIETDKYGYYHATNAELPASEGDHDENGTKTGYISWYDFTKEIYRQAGYKTKVTPVTTEEYGLSKAVRPFNSRLDKSKLEEDGFKPLPTWPDAISRYLDILKADGFFDELGK, from the coding sequence ATGAAAGTTTTTGTAACTGGCGTTAATGGTCAACTTGGCCATGACGTAATGAATGAACTTGCTAAACGTGGTTATGAAGGTGTGGGATCAGACTTAGCACCTGAATATGCTGGTGTTGCTGATGGCACAGCTGTGACTAAAGCTCCATACGTTTCTTTAGATATTACCGATGCAGACGCAGTAGGCAAGGTTATTTCTGAAGTAAATCCTGACGTGATTATTCACTGTGCTGCTTGGACTGCAGTTGACATGGCTGAAGATGATGACAAGGTAGCTGCTGTTCGCAAAGTTAACGTTGATGGAACTCAAAACATTGCTAATGTTGCTAAAAAGCTAGATGCCCCAATGGTTTACTTATCAACTGACTACGTCTTTGATGGTCAAGGAACTACTCCTTGGGAACCTGACTTTAAGGGTTACAAGCCATTAAATGTTTACGGTGAAACTAAGCTTGGTGGAGAAGAAGCTGTTGCTAATACCTTGGACAAGTACTTCATCGTTCGTATTGCTTGGGTATTTGGTGTAAACGGATCTAACTTTATTAAGACAATGCTTAAAGTTGGTTCAAACCATGATGAAGTTAAAGTTGTTAGCGACCAAGTAGGTACACCAACTTATACTTTTGATTTAGCTCGTTTATTGGTAGACATGATTGAAACTGATAAGTACGGCTACTACCATGCAACTAATGCGGAATTACCAGCAAGTGAAGGCGACCATGACGAAAATGGTACTAAGACTGGCTATATTTCTTGGTACGATTTCACTAAAGAAATCTATCGTCAAGCAGGCTACAAGACTAAGGTTACTCCCGTAACTACTGAAGAATATGGCTTATCAAAGGCTGTTCGTCCGTTTAACTCTCGTTTAGATAAGAGTAAGTTAGAAGAAGACGGCTTTAAGCCACTTCCAACTTGGCCAGACGCTATCAGCCGCTATTTAGACATTTTAAAGGCTGACGGCTTCTTTGATGAGTTGGGGAAGTAA
- the rfbC gene encoding dTDP-4-dehydrorhamnose 3,5-epimerase yields the protein MGQIKVEKNVGGIEGLAVITPTVHGDDRGYFMETFNQRDMMDAGFSINFVQDNQSSSTKGVLRGLHFQKKYPQIKLVRAVRGSVFDVAVDLRSDSKTYGKWYGVELTAENKKQFLIPQGFAHGFLVLSDEAEFCYKVNDFWHPNDEGGMAWNDPEIGIEWPHLKGDYPGSPDASGYTLDDGTKLTLSDRDQEWKGLKDTFKF from the coding sequence ATGGGACAAATTAAAGTTGAAAAAAATGTTGGTGGAATTGAAGGTTTAGCAGTTATCACTCCAACTGTTCACGGTGATGACCGTGGTTACTTCATGGAAACTTTTAACCAAAGAGATATGATGGATGCTGGCTTCAGCATTAACTTCGTTCAAGATAACCAATCAAGTTCAACTAAGGGTGTACTTCGTGGTTTACACTTCCAAAAGAAATACCCACAAATCAAGTTGGTTCGTGCTGTTCGTGGTAGCGTATTTGACGTTGCTGTTGACCTTCGTAGCGACTCAAAGACTTACGGTAAGTGGTACGGGGTTGAATTAACTGCTGAAAACAAGAAACAATTCTTGATCCCACAAGGTTTTGCTCATGGTTTCCTTGTTTTAAGTGATGAAGCAGAATTCTGTTACAAAGTTAACGATTTCTGGCACCCAAACGATGAAGGTGGTATGGCTTGGAACGATCCTGAAATTGGTATCGAATGGCCACATCTTAAGGGTGATTACCCAGGCAGTCCAGATGCTAGTGGCTACACTCTTGATGATGGTACTAAGCTTACTTTATCTGACCGTGATCAAGAATGGAAAGGCTTAAAGGATACTTTTAAGTTTTAA
- the rfbA gene encoding glucose-1-phosphate thymidylyltransferase RfbA: protein MKGIILAGGSGTRLYPLTLVTSKQLLPVYDKPMLYYPLSTLMLAGIKDILVISTPADTPRFKELLGDGSQFGINLSYKVQPSPDGLAQAFTLGEDFINGEACAMVLGDNIFYGNGFTDLLKNAAEDAQKGKATVFGYYVNDPERFGVIGFDKNDKVVSIEEKPEQPKSNYAVTGLYFYPAGVSEKAAQVKPGARGEVEITSLNDMYLQDDNLGVQLLGRGYAWLDTGTMQSLVDASNYVKMIEERQGVSVSAPEEIAYIHGWIDKDQLLEAAKHYGKSPYGKHLKAVAEGKVRY from the coding sequence ATGAAGGGAATTATTTTAGCAGGCGGTTCAGGTACTCGTTTATATCCATTGACTTTAGTAACTAGTAAACAATTATTGCCAGTTTACGACAAACCAATGCTTTATTACCCATTATCTACTTTAATGTTAGCCGGTATTAAAGATATTTTAGTTATCTCTACTCCAGCTGACACTCCACGTTTTAAGGAACTATTAGGTGATGGTTCACAATTTGGTATTAACCTTTCTTACAAGGTTCAACCAAGTCCAGATGGTTTGGCTCAAGCATTTACATTAGGTGAAGATTTCATTAATGGTGAAGCATGTGCCATGGTTTTAGGTGATAATATTTTCTACGGTAATGGTTTTACTGATTTACTTAAGAATGCTGCTGAAGATGCCCAAAAGGGTAAGGCAACTGTATTTGGTTACTACGTAAATGATCCAGAACGTTTTGGTGTTATTGGTTTTGATAAAAATGATAAAGTTGTATCTATCGAAGAAAAACCCGAACAACCTAAGAGTAACTATGCTGTTACTGGTCTTTACTTCTACCCAGCTGGTGTAAGTGAAAAGGCTGCTCAAGTGAAGCCAGGTGCACGTGGGGAAGTAGAAATTACTAGTCTAAACGATATGTACTTACAAGACGATAACTTAGGTGTACAGCTTTTGGGTCGTGGTTATGCATGGCTTGATACTGGTACAATGCAAAGTTTAGTTGACGCTTCTAACTACGTTAAGATGATTGAAGAACGTCAAGGCGTTTCTGTTTCAGCTCCAGAAGAAATTGCTTATATTCACGGCTGGATTGACAAGGATCAACTTTTAGAAGCAGCTAAGCACTATGGCAAGAGCCCATATGGTAAACACTTAAAGGCTGTTGCTGAAGGTAAAGTTCGTTACTAA
- the rfbB gene encoding dTDP-glucose 4,6-dehydratase → MKVIVTGGAGFIGSNFVFYMLKKHPDYKIICLDSLTYAGNLSTLKDVMDNPNFKFVKLDIRDREGVYKLFEEEKPDVVVNFAAESHVDRSIENPEIFLETNIIGTSVLMDACRKYGIKRFHQVSTDEVYGDLPLDRPDLFFHEDTPLHTSSPYSSSKASADLLVGAYGRTFNLPVTISRCSNNYGPYQFPEKLIPLMIQRALNNEKLPVYGDGKNVRDWLYVEDHCNAIDLILENGKPGEVYNIGGHNEMANIDIVKLICDYLDKPYSLIEHVTDRKGHDRRYAIDPEKIHNELGWLPETMFKDGIKKTIQWYLDNKDWWENIISGDYQNYYDEMYGKKQVLDKD, encoded by the coding sequence ATGAAAGTTATTGTTACTGGTGGTGCCGGTTTTATCGGTTCAAACTTTGTTTTTTACATGTTAAAGAAGCATCCTGATTATAAAATTATCTGTTTAGATAGTTTAACTTATGCAGGTAACTTATCTACTTTAAAGGATGTTATGGATAACCCTAACTTCAAGTTCGTTAAGTTAGATATTCGTGACCGTGAAGGTGTTTACAAGTTATTCGAAGAAGAAAAGCCTGATGTAGTAGTTAACTTTGCTGCTGAAAGTCACGTTGATCGTTCTATTGAAAATCCAGAAATTTTCTTGGAAACTAACATTATCGGTACTTCTGTCTTAATGGATGCTTGCCGTAAATACGGTATCAAGCGTTTCCACCAAGTTTCAACTGACGAGGTTTACGGTGATTTACCATTAGATCGTCCAGATCTTTTCTTCCACGAAGATACTCCACTTCATACTTCAAGTCCTTACTCATCAAGTAAGGCTAGTGCAGACTTGTTAGTTGGTGCATATGGCAGAACTTTCAACTTGCCAGTAACCATCTCACGTTGTTCTAACAACTATGGTCCATATCAATTCCCAGAAAAATTGATTCCATTGATGATTCAAAGGGCATTAAACAATGAAAAATTACCAGTTTACGGTGATGGTAAGAACGTTCGTGACTGGCTTTACGTTGAAGATCACTGCAACGCAATTGACCTTATCTTAGAAAATGGTAAGCCTGGTGAAGTTTACAACATTGGTGGTCACAACGAAATGGCTAACATTGATATTGTTAAACTTATCTGTGATTACTTAGACAAGCCATACTCATTAATTGAACACGTTACTGACCGTAAGGGTCATGACCGTCGTTACGCTATCGACCCAGAAAAGATTCACAACGAATTAGGCTGGCTTCCAGAAACAATGTTCAAAGATGGTATCAAGAAGACCATTCAATGGTACCTTGACAACAAAGACTGGTGGGAAAACATCATTTCTGGTGATTACCAAAACTATTACGACGAAATGTACGGTAAGAAGCAAGTTTTAGATAAGGACTAA
- the tnpB gene encoding IS66 family insertion sequence element accessory protein TnpB (TnpB, as the term is used for proteins encoded by IS66 family insertion elements, is considered an accessory protein, since TnpC, encoded by a neighboring gene, is a DDE family transposase.), with protein sequence MINLYDLGQVYIVCGKTDMRKGIDTLAYLVKENFELDPFSGKVFLFCGGKQDRFKALYWDGQGYWLLYKRFENGKMNWPKNQDEVKALTSEQVDWLCRASLLRQK encoded by the coding sequence ATGATTAATCTTTACGATCTCGGTCAAGTATATATTGTTTGCGGCAAGACTGATATGAGAAAAGGCATTGATACCTTAGCTTATTTAGTTAAAGAGAATTTTGAACTTGATCCTTTTTCTGGTAAAGTGTTTCTCTTTTGTGGCGGGAAACAAGATAGATTTAAAGCTTTATATTGGGACGGACAAGGATATTGGCTGCTCTACAAAAGATTTGAAAATGGTAAGATGAACTGGCCTAAGAATCAAGATGAGGTAAAAGCACTAACTTCTGAACAAGTTGATTGGTTATGCAGGGCTTCTCTATTACGCCAAAAATAA
- a CDS encoding acyltransferase → MKKRQSNFELLRIICMFLIVAGHVTWQTKFSYDELNLVHRVSIQSLWMGGELGVWGFTLISAYFLSGSHFKIKSLKKIWGITLFYSISIYLLLVIFHVIPINPKDALKSFLPVLTGNYWYVSAYIGMYILVPYMNIVIEHLDKKEYQKLLLLLFIMFSLLPYLKNITVVTNNNSVINLVYIYFVGGYLRKYSSDFTKENQKYYILIFLGSLILMLSSIVVLDLIRPKSWFAFLTTSSPLEAIAGVSLFLIAKNTSISYNEIINKIAASTFAVYLIHCQAIFLPILWDKIVHAQQWQTIPYTAGYELLVACVIYCTATLIDFTRLYILHLWSKIKVRFG, encoded by the coding sequence ATGAAAAAAAGACAATCAAATTTTGAACTGTTACGTATAATATGCATGTTTTTAATCGTTGCTGGTCATGTTACATGGCAAACTAAGTTTTCTTATGATGAATTAAATTTGGTTCATCGAGTATCTATTCAAAGTTTATGGATGGGTGGAGAACTAGGTGTATGGGGGTTTACCCTAATTTCAGCTTATTTTTTAAGTGGATCACATTTTAAAATAAAATCTCTGAAAAAGATCTGGGGAATTACCTTATTTTATTCAATATCTATTTACTTATTATTAGTGATTTTCCATGTTATTCCAATCAATCCTAAAGATGCACTTAAATCATTTCTACCAGTTTTAACAGGAAATTATTGGTATGTTTCTGCTTATATTGGTATGTATATTTTAGTGCCATATATGAATATTGTAATTGAACATTTGGATAAAAAAGAATATCAAAAGCTTCTTTTACTTCTATTTATTATGTTTTCTTTACTTCCTTATTTAAAGAATATTACAGTAGTAACTAACAATAATTCTGTAATTAATTTAGTTTATATTTATTTTGTAGGAGGATATCTAAGAAAATATTCTTCTGATTTTACAAAAGAAAATCAAAAATATTATATTTTAATATTTTTAGGATCACTAATTTTAATGTTGAGCTCTATAGTTGTACTAGATTTGATTAGACCTAAGTCATGGTTTGCATTTTTGACTACATCAAGTCCTTTAGAAGCTATAGCTGGTGTATCGCTCTTCTTGATTGCTAAAAACACCTCTATTTCTTATAACGAAATAATAAATAAAATTGCTGCATCTACGTTTGCTGTATATTTAATTCACTGTCAAGCTATTTTTCTACCAATTTTATGGGATAAGATTGTTCATGCACAGCAATGGCAAACGATTCCATATACGGCAGGATATGAATTGTTAGTTGCATGCGTTATTTATTGCACAGCAACTCTAATTGATTTTACTAGACTATATATTTTACACTTATGGTCAAAAATAAAAGTTAGATTTGGTTAA
- a CDS encoding flippase — protein MKVIKNYLYNVGYQVLAIIVPLITSAYVSRVLRPEGVGANSFTNSIIQYFILIANMGIGFYGNRQIAYVRENRVQMSQTFWEIQIVKTIMTLYAFVAFEVFMIFYTRQPEYMWAQSINLIAVALDISWFYEGIEDFKVTVLKNSFVKIISMIAIFIFIKGPDDVTLYIIVLALSTLLGNLTLWPNIRRDLSRTDWKILNPWQHFLPMLELFIPQIATQVYVQLNKTMLGVMVNETASGYYQYSDNLVKLILALVTATGTVMLPHVANAVSHGNMEKVNKMLYKSFNFVSAISYPMMFGLAAISLTLAPKYYGPGYGPVGPAMMIESIVILIIAWSNVIGVQYLLPIHRQKQFTWSVTLGAIVNLILNVPLIKMWGLNGAMWSTVISEIAVTFYQMWAVRDLLNFKELFLDSWKCCVAGILMFIPVFWMNLHLPQSWLMLGIEVLIGILIYGVAIWILKASILNEGRQVIKEKIHK, from the coding sequence ATGAAGGTTATAAAAAATTATCTATATAATGTAGGATATCAAGTTCTTGCAATTATTGTTCCACTAATAACTTCTGCTTATGTAAGTAGAGTCTTACGACCAGAAGGTGTAGGGGCAAATTCATTTACAAATTCCATTATTCAGTATTTTATTTTAATCGCAAATATGGGAATTGGTTTTTATGGAAACCGACAAATAGCTTATGTACGTGAAAATAGAGTTCAAATGTCACAAACCTTTTGGGAAATTCAAATTGTAAAAACAATAATGACTCTATATGCATTCGTAGCATTTGAAGTATTTATGATTTTTTATACTCGTCAACCTGAGTATATGTGGGCACAATCTATTAACTTAATTGCGGTGGCGTTAGATATTTCATGGTTTTATGAAGGTATAGAAGATTTTAAGGTTACTGTGTTGAAAAACTCCTTTGTAAAAATAATTTCGATGATTGCTATTTTTATTTTTATTAAGGGGCCTGATGATGTAACCCTCTATATCATTGTCTTGGCGCTATCTACTTTGCTAGGTAACTTGACATTGTGGCCTAATATTCGACGTGACTTAAGTAGAACAGATTGGAAAATATTAAACCCATGGCAACATTTTTTACCAATGTTGGAACTATTTATTCCCCAAATTGCAACTCAAGTCTATGTTCAACTCAATAAAACAATGCTCGGAGTTATGGTAAATGAAACAGCATCAGGATATTATCAGTATTCCGATAATTTAGTAAAGTTAATTTTGGCACTTGTAACTGCCACGGGGACTGTAATGTTGCCTCATGTGGCGAATGCAGTTTCTCATGGGAATATGGAAAAAGTAAATAAGATGCTCTATAAGTCTTTCAATTTTGTTTCTGCTATTTCATACCCTATGATGTTTGGATTAGCTGCTATTTCCTTGACATTAGCTCCAAAATATTATGGTCCAGGATATGGTCCAGTTGGACCAGCAATGATGATTGAATCTATTGTGATTTTAATCATTGCATGGAGTAATGTAATTGGAGTTCAATATTTGCTTCCTATCCATAGACAAAAGCAATTTACATGGTCTGTCACCTTAGGAGCGATTGTAAATCTAATCTTAAATGTACCTCTTATTAAAATGTGGGGGCTAAATGGGGCTATGTGGTCAACAGTCATATCAGAAATAGCTGTAACATTCTATCAAATGTGGGCTGTTAGGGATCTTCTAAATTTTAAAGAGCTATTTTTAGACTCTTGGAAGTGTTGTGTAGCAGGGATATTAATGTTTATTCCAGTCTTTTGGATGAATTTACATTTACCTCAATCATGGTTAATGCTAGGTATTGAAGTTCTTATTGGAATTTTGATTTATGGAGTAGCTATTTGGATATTGAAAGCTTCAATACTTAACGAAGGTAGACAGGTAATAAAGGAAAAGATACATAAATAA
- a CDS encoding beta-1,6-N-acetylglucosaminyltransferase, protein MKNKMGKHAYLIIANRNPNQLATLIATLDDSRNDIFILLDKKSTSIFPAVYKATYATVTMIDPINIFWGDYSQIEAELALFKAANNGHYDYYHLLSGLDLPLANQDQIHDFFDKNLNKEFITYSGALNPKELSVRLHNYHFPNTFRTDNKFKGLYHRIETKLYSKMPQRRINIDKISFGSNWVSLDNELVSDLVDNEDLIYHLFHNGFLVDELFIPVFINLFPKYKKRVYDSTKVSDKPDEFQGNLRYINWWDGSPYTWRLKDYDMLQQAKKKRHLFSRKFDENIDSDIIKKVVNNNLSS, encoded by the coding sequence TTGAAAAATAAAATGGGAAAACATGCGTATCTAATAATTGCTAATCGAAATCCTAACCAGTTAGCAACTTTAATAGCAACCTTAGATGATTCTAGAAATGATATTTTTATTTTATTAGATAAGAAATCTACAAGTATCTTTCCAGCAGTCTATAAAGCAACCTATGCTACTGTAACGATGATTGATCCAATAAATATATTTTGGGGAGATTATTCTCAAATTGAAGCAGAGCTAGCACTTTTTAAAGCTGCAAATAATGGCCATTATGATTATTATCATTTACTTTCCGGTCTTGATTTACCGTTAGCTAATCAAGATCAAATACATGATTTTTTTGATAAAAATCTAAATAAAGAGTTTATTACATACAGTGGAGCTTTAAATCCAAAAGAGTTATCAGTGAGACTTCATAATTATCATTTTCCTAATACTTTTAGAACCGATAATAAATTTAAAGGTCTCTATCATAGAATAGAAACAAAACTATACTCTAAAATGCCACAGCGAAGAATTAATATTGATAAAATTAGTTTTGGCTCAAATTGGGTATCACTAGATAATGAGCTTGTCTCAGACTTAGTAGATAATGAAGATTTAATTTATCACTTATTCCATAATGGATTTTTAGTGGATGAATTATTTATTCCAGTATTTATTAATCTATTTCCAAAATATAAAAAACGAGTATATGACTCAACTAAAGTTAGTGATAAACCAGATGAGTTTCAAGGAAATTTACGTTATATAAACTGGTGGGATGGTAGTCCCTATACTTGGCGATTGAAAGACTATGATATGCTTCAACAAGCTAAGAAAAAAAGGCATCTTTTTTCTCGCAAATTTGATGAAAATATTGATAGCGATATTATAAAAAAGGTAGTAAACAATAATTTAAGCAGTTAA
- the glf gene encoding UDP-galactopyranose mutase — MNYLVVGSGLFGAVFAHEAAKRGNKVTVIEQRDHLAGNIYTKEVDGIQVHQYGAHIFHTSNKEVWDYVQQFAEFNRYTNAPVANYYGKMYNLPFNMNTFSEMWGVRTPQEALEKINEQRQEMAGKEPQNLEEQAISLIGRDIYEKLIKGYTEKQWGRKATELPAFIIKRLPVRLTYDNNYFNDDYQGIPKGGYTQIVEKMLDNENIEVKLNTDFFDNKDEYLKKFDKIVYTGMIDKFFDYKLGELEYRSLHFETEERDVDNYQGNAVINYTDAETPYTRVIEHKHFEFGKGDKNKTIITREYPADWKRGDEPYYPVNNERNNTLYEQYRDLAEKENDKVVFGGRLGQYKYYNMDQVIAAALESVKGEFEK; from the coding sequence ATGAATTATTTAGTTGTAGGATCAGGCTTATTTGGTGCAGTATTTGCTCATGAAGCAGCAAAACGTGGTAATAAAGTTACTGTAATTGAACAACGGGATCACTTGGCAGGAAACATTTACACTAAAGAAGTTGATGGGATTCAAGTTCATCAATATGGAGCACATATTTTTCATACCTCAAATAAAGAGGTTTGGGATTATGTACAACAATTTGCTGAATTTAATCGATACACAAATGCACCCGTAGCTAATTATTATGGTAAAATGTACAATTTGCCATTTAATATGAATACTTTTAGTGAAATGTGGGGAGTAAGGACCCCTCAAGAAGCTCTTGAAAAAATCAATGAACAACGTCAAGAAATGGCAGGAAAAGAGCCACAAAATCTTGAAGAACAAGCTATTTCGTTGATTGGACGCGATATCTATGAAAAGTTAATCAAAGGCTACACTGAAAAACAATGGGGCAGAAAAGCAACTGAATTACCAGCATTCATTATTAAACGCTTACCAGTTCGATTAACTTATGATAATAACTACTTCAACGATGATTATCAAGGAATTCCTAAGGGTGGATACACTCAAATTGTTGAAAAAATGCTTGATAATGAAAACATTGAAGTTAAGTTAAATACTGATTTCTTTGATAATAAAGATGAATATTTAAAAAAATTTGATAAGATTGTTTACACGGGAATGATTGATAAGTTTTTTGATTATAAGTTAGGCGAATTAGAATATCGTTCACTTCATTTTGAAACTGAAGAAAGAGATGTTGATAATTACCAAGGTAATGCAGTAATTAATTATACTGATGCAGAAACTCCATATACTCGTGTAATTGAACATAAACATTTTGAATTTGGTAAAGGCGATAAAAATAAAACAATTATCACACGTGAATATCCAGCTGATTGGAAACGTGGAGATGAACCATATTACCCAGTTAACAATGAAAGAAATAATACTTTGTATGAACAATACAGAGACTTAGCTGAAAAAGAAAATGACAAAGTTGTTTTTGGGGGTCGTTTAGGTCAATACAAGTACTATAATATGGATCAAGTAATTGCAGCTGCTTTAGAATCTGTAAAAGGTGAATTTGAAAAATAA